A single region of the Bacillus cereus genome encodes:
- a CDS encoding MFS transporter: protein MEVKSMIRILAIVAFFVGLDSLLVAPLLPAITETISMPDGSGGLLITIYALCYGITAPLFGPMSDRVGRKRMIIMGFVIFSISTFCTGIAKNFEMLLLFRGLTGLSGAMIMPSIFALVGDKVTYESRGKAMGTIMGAMVGSTVIGVPIGAFLSEVGNWQWTFYSIGLLTLFITLLVNQLLENEKPRDEVRVSITKTLIASLKMVLVNVSVLFALLATFLWTIGLHGMFSYIGVYYGNNFGLSVGEIGIVIFLAGIGSVAGNIFGGKLADKVGKRNVVSIASIVDSISVMIFSLSIENLAIAITVHIIWSLFIGFGQASLTALISELKPAVRGTVMALNSSAMYIGMTIASGAASLAVSNGLPFSSLGIMCAIASLLVLPIVFVLVEGKESANKKKMTI, encoded by the coding sequence ATGGAGGTAAAGTCGATGATACGTATTTTGGCAATTGTAGCTTTTTTTGTTGGGCTAGATTCATTACTTGTGGCACCTTTATTACCAGCTATTACAGAAACAATCAGTATGCCTGATGGGAGTGGAGGACTTTTAATTACTATTTATGCACTTTGTTATGGAATAACTGCACCTTTATTCGGACCAATGTCTGATAGAGTTGGAAGGAAACGTATGATCATAATGGGGTTTGTTATTTTCTCCATTTCTACATTTTGTACTGGAATAGCTAAGAATTTTGAAATGCTTTTATTATTTCGTGGTCTAACAGGTTTATCCGGTGCAATGATCATGCCAAGTATATTTGCATTAGTAGGAGATAAAGTTACATATGAGTCAAGGGGAAAAGCAATGGGAACGATTATGGGAGCAATGGTAGGTTCGACAGTCATCGGAGTACCTATAGGAGCATTTTTATCTGAAGTAGGAAATTGGCAGTGGACATTTTATAGTATAGGACTATTAACTTTATTTATTACATTACTAGTTAATCAGCTATTAGAAAATGAAAAACCGAGAGATGAGGTGCGTGTTTCTATAACGAAGACGTTGATTGCATCGTTAAAAATGGTTTTAGTAAATGTATCAGTTTTATTTGCATTATTAGCAACGTTCCTATGGACAATTGGATTACACGGAATGTTTTCATACATAGGTGTTTATTATGGAAATAACTTTGGACTTTCCGTTGGCGAGATAGGTATTGTCATCTTTCTGGCGGGAATTGGTAGTGTGGCTGGAAATATTTTTGGTGGAAAGTTAGCTGATAAAGTAGGAAAGAGGAATGTTGTTTCCATTGCCAGTATTGTAGACTCAATTAGTGTAATGATATTCTCGCTTTCTATAGAAAATCTAGCAATTGCAATTACTGTACATATAATTTGGAGTTTATTTATTGGATTTGGCCAAGCATCATTAACGGCTTTAATTTCAGAATTAAAACCAGCTGTGCGAGGGACTGTGATGGCATTAAATAGTTCTGCCATGTATATTGGAATGACCATTGCTTCTGGAGCAGCTTCACTTGCAGTAAGTAATGGATTGCCGTTTTCTTCTTTAGGAATTATGTGTGCAATTGCTAGTTTGCTTGTCCTTCCGATTGTATTTGTTCTAGTTGAGGGAAAAGAATCAGCTAATAAAAAGAAGATGACTATATAA
- a CDS encoding LysR family transcriptional regulator, producing MEMRHVKTFCAIVKYGGFSKAAHALGYAQSTVTAHMKALENDLHLPLFDRLGKKVLLTKAGHQFHPYALELLAIYEKAQEIPQNTDQLEGTLSITSNESLAVYRLPQLLRIYKQKNPKVNIVLETNTNEQALQKLREGETDVIFIIGESIEHNDFITCTFSNETFGWILPSHSSTHSNPFCLLNDTQFIFTEQSCGYRPMVDRFLRQSGNIPAKTFETSNVEVIKQSVMCELGISILPYIVVKESCEKEQLCFQPIETPAVIQSHVIYHKSRWISPVLQSFLSLLKVMKI from the coding sequence ATGGAAATGAGACATGTTAAAACATTTTGTGCGATTGTTAAGTATGGTGGTTTTTCTAAAGCTGCTCATGCATTAGGTTATGCGCAATCTACAGTTACAGCGCATATGAAAGCATTAGAGAACGATTTACATCTCCCTCTTTTCGATCGGTTAGGAAAAAAAGTGCTTCTTACAAAAGCAGGTCATCAATTTCATCCTTATGCTTTAGAATTACTTGCAATTTACGAAAAAGCGCAAGAAATCCCTCAAAATACCGATCAATTAGAAGGTACATTGAGTATTACATCAAACGAATCATTAGCAGTGTACCGTTTACCACAATTATTACGTATTTACAAACAGAAAAACCCGAAAGTAAATATCGTACTTGAAACAAACACAAATGAACAAGCATTACAAAAATTACGTGAAGGAGAAACAGATGTTATCTTCATAATTGGAGAAAGTATAGAACATAATGATTTTATTACGTGTACTTTTAGTAATGAAACATTTGGATGGATTTTACCTTCGCATTCCTCAACACACTCTAATCCATTTTGTTTACTAAACGATACCCAATTTATCTTTACAGAACAAAGCTGTGGCTATAGACCGATGGTAGATCGTTTTTTACGTCAAAGCGGGAATATTCCAGCTAAAACATTTGAAACTTCCAACGTTGAAGTCATTAAACAATCAGTCATGTGTGAGTTAGGAATTTCGATTCTTCCTTACATCGTTGTAAAAGAAAGTTGCGAAAAAGAGCAACTCTGTTTTCAGCCTATCGAAACGCCAGCAGTTATTCAAAGCCATGTAATCTATCATAAATCTAGATGGATTTCACCCGTTTTACAATCGTTTCTTTCACTATTAAAAGTGATGAAAATATAA
- a CDS encoding aspartate-semialdehyde dehydrogenase: MIKKGYHVAVVGATGAVGQKIIELLEKETKFNIVEVTLLSSKRSAGKVVQFKGREIIIQEAETNSFEGVDIAFFSAGGEVSRQFVNHAVSSGAIVIDNTSEYRMARDVPLVVPEVNAHTLKGHKGIISVPNCSALQMVTALQPIRRSFGLDRIIVSTYQAVSGSGIHAIHELKEQAKSMLTGEEVKSTILPAQKDKKHYPIAFNVLPQVDIFTENDFTFEEVKMIQETKKILEDPKLKMAATCVRVPVVSGHSESVYIELEKEATVAEIKGVLLNAPGVILQDNPSEQIYPTPLYAEGKKDTFVGRIRKDPDTPKGFHLWIVSDNLLKGAAWNSVQIAETLVEKGII; the protein is encoded by the coding sequence ATGATCAAAAAGGGCTATCATGTAGCTGTAGTTGGGGCTACAGGTGCAGTAGGACAGAAAATTATTGAACTGTTAGAGAAAGAAACTAAATTTAATATAGTTGAAGTTACATTGCTTTCGTCAAAACGATCCGCTGGTAAGGTAGTACAATTTAAAGGACGAGAGATAATAATACAAGAGGCAGAAACAAATAGCTTTGAAGGTGTAGATATTGCCTTTTTTAGTGCTGGAGGAGAAGTTTCTAGGCAATTTGTGAATCACGCAGTCTCTAGTGGTGCCATCGTAATTGATAACACAAGTGAATACCGAATGGCACGTGATGTACCGCTTGTTGTTCCGGAAGTAAATGCGCACACTTTAAAGGGACATAAAGGTATAATATCAGTTCCGAATTGCTCAGCACTACAGATGGTAACAGCTCTTCAGCCAATTCGAAGATCATTTGGTTTAGATCGAATTATTGTTTCAACGTATCAAGCCGTATCAGGTTCAGGAATTCACGCGATTCATGAATTAAAAGAACAGGCTAAGTCAATGCTTACAGGTGAAGAAGTGAAGAGTACTATATTACCAGCACAAAAAGATAAAAAACATTACCCAATTGCATTTAATGTATTGCCGCAAGTGGATATATTTACAGAAAACGATTTCACATTCGAAGAAGTAAAGATGATTCAAGAGACGAAGAAAATTTTAGAAGATCCAAAGCTGAAAATGGCAGCTACTTGCGTCAGAGTTCCAGTTGTATCGGGGCATTCTGAATCTGTTTATATTGAACTTGAAAAAGAAGCGACCGTTGCAGAAATTAAAGGAGTACTACTGAATGCACCAGGTGTTATTTTACAAGATAATCCTAGTGAACAAATTTATCCAACGCCATTATATGCAGAGGGTAAAAAAGATACATTTGTAGGTAGAATACGCAAAGATCCGGATACGCCAAAAGGATTCCATCTTTGGATTGTTTCTGATAATTTATTAAAAGGTGCGGCCTGGAACTCAGTTCAAATCGCAGAGACATTGGTGGAAAAGGGGATTATTTAG
- a CDS encoding C45 family autoproteolytic acyltransferase/hydolase, with product MYQIKGYFSSLKGNYYEIGKQQGEFVKKHPYLIPQFIQQEHFISDNHWTESRNVLNQYCSGINEEIEGFCEVLKIPSRNMMYYYQTLLKAGCSHCAVLPQKTDSEHTYVLRNYDLSPKIDDMRFCSTHVEGAYTHSGFSTQYFGRTEGVNEHGLSVTFSACGQPVGNIEGLRKPMVSGLQCFAVIRVLLEKCKNVEEAKSLIDEMPIASNINIIVADPLNAAHIEIFDGHKSITTIEDNNHAFIVSTNHAVSSSIKKLNNRRLEQSTKRYQILQDYLNQGEQISKDSLKSLVECEYPKGLTVHNYEEWFGTLHSVLFDLKDRTLNICFGSPLLNGWYSLKVGESLPFSEVNVHFKNSKYTDFWREDKNEWVPKD from the coding sequence GTGTATCAAATAAAGGGGTATTTTTCGTCACTAAAAGGAAATTATTATGAAATTGGTAAGCAACAAGGAGAATTCGTAAAGAAACATCCGTATCTCATTCCACAATTTATACAGCAAGAACATTTTATATCAGATAACCACTGGACAGAATCTAGAAATGTATTAAATCAATATTGTTCAGGAATTAATGAAGAAATTGAAGGGTTTTGCGAAGTGTTAAAAATTCCGTCTAGAAATATGATGTATTATTATCAAACGCTATTAAAGGCAGGTTGTAGTCATTGTGCAGTATTACCACAAAAGACGGATTCAGAGCATACGTATGTATTAAGAAATTATGATTTATCACCCAAAATAGATGATATGCGTTTTTGCTCGACGCATGTTGAAGGTGCGTATACACATAGTGGCTTTTCTACTCAATATTTTGGCCGAACAGAAGGAGTTAACGAGCATGGATTATCTGTCACATTTTCAGCATGTGGGCAACCAGTAGGAAATATTGAAGGTTTAAGAAAGCCAATGGTAAGTGGTTTACAATGTTTTGCGGTAATTCGAGTATTATTGGAGAAATGCAAAAATGTAGAGGAGGCTAAGTCACTAATAGACGAAATGCCAATTGCAAGTAATATTAATATTATTGTAGCTGATCCTTTAAATGCAGCACATATTGAAATATTTGACGGGCATAAATCCATAACAACAATTGAAGATAATAATCATGCTTTTATTGTATCTACGAATCATGCGGTTAGTTCATCCATTAAAAAGTTAAATAATAGAAGGCTAGAACAGTCTACTAAGAGATATCAAATATTACAAGACTATTTAAATCAAGGTGAACAAATTAGCAAAGATTCTTTAAAAAGTTTGGTAGAATGTGAATATCCTAAAGGGCTAACAGTACATAATTATGAAGAGTGGTTCGGGACCTTGCATTCTGTATTATTTGATTTAAAGGATCGTACATTGAATATTTGCTTCGGATCGCCACTTTTGAACGGGTGGTACTCATTGAAAGTTGGAGAGAGCCTTCCGTTTTCTGAGGTGAATGTGCACTTTAAAAATAGTAAATATACTGATTTTTGGAGAGAAGACAAAAATGAATGGGTTCCTAAAGATTAA
- a CDS encoding heterocycloanthracin/sonorensin family bacteriocin produces the protein MNKFQQELQALSLNDYQSGNIVYWDQQNQYPYYYITDDARRCGGCGRCGGCGGGRCGGFRCFGCFGCFSCFGCGGCSNCSNCSNCFDGFNGTTVTFEY, from the coding sequence ATGAATAAGTTTCAACAAGAACTACAAGCGTTAAGCCTTAATGATTATCAGTCTGGAAATATTGTGTATTGGGACCAGCAAAACCAATATCCATATTACTATATTACAGATGATGCTCGTCGCTGTGGCGGTTGTGGTCGTTGTGGCGGTTGTGGCGGTGGCCGTTGTGGTGGATTCCGTTGTTTTGGTTGCTTCGGTTGCTTTAGTTGTTTTGGTTGTGGTGGTTGCTCTAATTGCTCTAATTGCTCTAATTGTTTTGATGGGTTTAATGGTACTACTGTAACATTTGAATATTGA
- a CDS encoding LysR family transcriptional regulator — MIPIELRQLEYFLAVSKELHFTKAAEKLNISQPSLSQQIRALEHEVGIPLFDRIGKKISLTKAGRILLSHGKAIFHEVEQARSAIQDLNGLQHGSLTIGSLLTVVNYLLPPAILDFNKQYPNIELSVLGLRTGEILEKLLQNELDIGITFLPVQDKEIISIPLYKSELTLVVPTGHQLTERDHVSIAELQNYPLILLPKNFFLTELITSHCQKFNFTPKPILEISTMESLVQMVSKDMGITVLPKPYIDFLQSEHIQSIKIENPTPTIDIGLIYRKDKYMCATTREFIEQLKLTVHSLQN, encoded by the coding sequence GTGATTCCAATCGAATTACGACAACTAGAATACTTTTTAGCTGTTTCGAAAGAGTTACATTTTACAAAAGCAGCTGAGAAATTAAACATTTCACAACCTTCACTAAGTCAACAAATACGTGCATTAGAACATGAAGTGGGAATACCGCTTTTCGATCGAATTGGTAAAAAAATATCTTTAACTAAAGCAGGAAGAATTTTATTATCACACGGTAAAGCAATTTTTCATGAAGTCGAACAAGCTCGTTCTGCCATTCAAGATTTAAATGGATTACAGCACGGCTCCTTAACAATAGGATCTTTGTTAACCGTAGTAAATTATTTACTACCACCAGCTATATTAGATTTCAATAAGCAATATCCAAATATCGAACTTTCTGTGTTGGGACTTCGTACAGGAGAGATCCTTGAAAAATTATTACAAAACGAACTAGATATTGGCATTACATTTCTCCCGGTGCAAGATAAAGAGATTATTTCTATCCCTCTATACAAAAGTGAACTTACATTAGTCGTGCCAACCGGTCATCAATTAACTGAACGTGATCATGTATCTATTGCTGAATTACAGAACTACCCTTTAATTCTTTTACCTAAAAATTTCTTTTTAACCGAACTAATTACATCTCATTGTCAAAAATTCAACTTTACACCAAAACCAATTTTAGAAATTAGTACGATGGAATCTTTAGTTCAAATGGTCTCAAAAGACATGGGAATTACAGTATTACCAAAACCTTATATAGATTTTTTGCAAAGCGAACATATTCAATCTATTAAAATTGAAAACCCCACTCCAACAATAGATATAGGACTTATTTATAGAAAAGATAAATACATGTGCGCTACTACCCGAGAATTTATTGAACAACTAAAGTTAACAGTACACTCTCTACAAAATTAA
- a CDS encoding MOSC domain-containing protein, translating into MNKEYEILSLNIGLPKEVIYGGKLIQTGINKVETKELIYLSFVKFKGDGQADLVHHGGVDKAVCVYSGEHYGYWEKELSQDLVYGAFGENITVSGMREEDVCIGDTFQLGEAIVQVTQPRQPCFKLAKKYNVPRLPLYFQETGYTGFYFRVLKEGWVSPVDTLKLLQSDSKGITVAFANCIMHKEKQNMEGLKRILEVHALSTSWRKTFETRIRGEENNTKERIEGTKD; encoded by the coding sequence ATGAATAAAGAATATGAGATACTATCTCTAAACATAGGATTGCCAAAAGAGGTTATATATGGAGGAAAGTTAATTCAAACAGGCATAAATAAAGTTGAAACAAAGGAGCTTATATATTTATCGTTTGTAAAATTTAAAGGTGATGGCCAAGCGGATTTAGTTCATCATGGTGGAGTGGATAAAGCGGTTTGTGTGTATTCGGGAGAACATTATGGATATTGGGAGAAAGAATTGAGTCAAGACCTTGTATATGGAGCCTTCGGAGAAAATATAACAGTTAGCGGTATGCGCGAAGAGGATGTTTGTATTGGTGATACGTTTCAACTTGGAGAAGCGATAGTACAAGTGACGCAGCCAAGACAGCCTTGTTTTAAACTAGCTAAGAAATACAATGTTCCAAGGTTACCATTGTATTTTCAAGAAACAGGATATACAGGGTTTTATTTTCGCGTATTAAAAGAAGGATGGGTATCACCAGTCGATACGTTAAAATTGCTGCAGTCTGATTCGAAAGGCATTACAGTAGCGTTTGCTAATTGTATCATGCATAAAGAAAAACAAAATATGGAAGGACTAAAAAGAATTTTAGAAGTACATGCGCTTTCTACTAGTTGGAGAAAGACATTTGAAACACGAATAAGGGGAGAAGAAAATAATACGAAGGAGAGGATTGAAGGAACTAAAGATTAA
- a CDS encoding GNAT family N-acetyltransferase — translation MGNIEKIAYLLLEEPKREQLFPLFEEVFGITSQTLHDFSEKGYWDYTYKALSFIQDDKVIANVAAFSLPLLINGEKINAAGIQSVMTHPDFRRQGLMTQLLNKMIEKIDKQCEYALLFTETPELYKSFGFQIVQEYLMTIPYDKKNNKDSILRKLDFYNEEDRNLINEIIENGQRLSNMFSTINYRSSFYLKMYDLKWNERLYYSKKLDAMIVYEVENEKLKLYGVFAPVLPILDELCEEISESFTEVEFYFCPDQLGIDEIQYTELQSSKYLMVRSNKELDLKGYRFPVLTDF, via the coding sequence ATGGGGAATATTGAAAAAATTGCATATCTTCTATTAGAAGAACCGAAAAGAGAGCAGTTATTTCCTTTATTTGAAGAAGTGTTTGGGATTACAAGTCAAACATTACATGATTTTTCAGAGAAAGGATATTGGGATTATACATATAAAGCGTTATCATTTATACAAGATGATAAAGTGATTGCAAATGTTGCCGCGTTTTCACTTCCGTTACTAATTAATGGTGAAAAAATAAATGCAGCGGGCATTCAATCAGTAATGACACATCCGGATTTTCGTAGACAAGGACTAATGACACAATTGCTTAATAAGATGATAGAAAAAATTGATAAGCAATGTGAATATGCTCTCTTGTTTACTGAAACCCCTGAACTATATAAATCATTTGGATTTCAAATTGTGCAGGAATATCTGATGACTATACCGTATGATAAAAAGAATAATAAAGATTCGATACTTAGAAAGTTAGATTTTTATAATGAAGAGGATAGAAATTTAATAAATGAAATAATTGAAAATGGTCAAAGGCTTTCTAATATGTTTTCGACAATAAATTATCGATCTTCGTTTTATTTGAAAATGTATGACTTAAAGTGGAATGAGAGACTGTATTATTCTAAGAAACTAGATGCGATGATCGTTTATGAAGTAGAAAATGAAAAGCTAAAGTTATATGGAGTATTTGCTCCAGTACTTCCGATTTTAGATGAATTATGTGAGGAAATCTCTGAATCATTTACAGAGGTTGAATTTTACTTTTGCCCAGATCAATTAGGGATTGATGAGATACAATATACAGAATTACAGTCTAGTAAGTATTTAATGGTTCGGAGTAATAAAGAATTAGATTTAAAAGGGTATAGATTCCCAGTTTTAACGGATTTTTAA
- a CDS encoding ABC transporter ATP-binding protein, with product MKSFRKLLQYLKPYMFFAIIGPLFMVLEVAMDLIQPTIMQHIIDVGIANRDLNYVIKMGLLMIGAAAIGLVGGLGCMMYSTKAAVNFATDIRKDVFAKIATFSSKNRDSFGTGKLLTIVTNDITSIQSAMTMTLRVLVRGPLLFIGSIIIVFVTARDLFPILLVVVPILLVAIVLIASQASGSFRRVQEALDKVNTKLQENLSGVRVIKAYVRQKYEISQFEKVNKNLTGINIRAIQIISLMMPIIMLVVNGGIVATLWIGGEKVFNGTLQVGAILAFINYLNIILMSLMSISMVFIQIARAFPSADRVQQVLHTEVDITTEGDVYEPKQVDGNVEFKNVSYSYTKNNEYVLKDISFTVRKGEKIGIIGSTGSGKSTLAKLLPRLYDVDQGEICIDDVNVKAYDLQKLRASIGFVPQKALLFSGSIEENLRYGKEDATYDELELASSSACATEFINKLEDSYQYNLTQGATNLSGGQKQRISIARALVRKPSILVLDDSTSAVDAKSESVIQEALRSRYSGTTTFLIASKISSIIDADKILVLDNGELVGSGTHEALLATCEVYQEIYLSQGGNLQQEGGEERA from the coding sequence ATGAAATCATTTCGCAAGTTGTTACAGTATTTAAAACCATACATGTTCTTCGCTATTATTGGACCGCTATTTATGGTACTTGAGGTTGCGATGGACTTAATTCAACCGACAATTATGCAACATATTATTGATGTTGGAATTGCAAATCGGGATTTGAATTATGTAATAAAAATGGGGCTTCTAATGATAGGGGCAGCAGCGATCGGTTTAGTTGGAGGGCTTGGTTGTATGATGTATTCTACAAAAGCTGCTGTTAATTTCGCTACAGACATACGAAAAGATGTGTTTGCGAAAATAGCAACATTTTCTAGCAAAAATCGTGATTCATTTGGAACAGGAAAATTATTAACGATTGTTACAAATGATATTACATCCATCCAATCGGCGATGACGATGACGTTACGTGTACTTGTCCGTGGACCGTTATTATTTATTGGAAGTATCATTATAGTCTTTGTGACAGCGAGAGACCTATTTCCTATTTTACTTGTTGTCGTACCCATTTTATTAGTTGCAATTGTATTGATTGCAAGTCAAGCGAGCGGTTCATTTAGACGAGTACAAGAAGCGTTAGATAAAGTAAACACAAAGCTACAAGAAAATTTATCCGGTGTACGTGTTATAAAAGCATATGTAAGACAAAAATATGAAATCTCACAGTTTGAGAAAGTAAATAAAAATTTAACTGGAATAAATATTCGTGCTATACAAATTATTTCATTGATGATGCCAATTATTATGCTAGTTGTAAATGGCGGGATTGTAGCAACTTTATGGATTGGTGGCGAGAAAGTTTTTAACGGTACACTCCAAGTAGGGGCCATTTTAGCTTTCATTAATTATTTAAATATCATTTTAATGTCACTTATGTCTATTAGTATGGTATTTATTCAAATTGCCCGTGCTTTTCCATCAGCTGATCGTGTACAACAAGTCTTACATACTGAAGTTGACATTACAACTGAAGGCGACGTATATGAACCAAAGCAAGTGGATGGTAATGTAGAGTTTAAAAATGTTAGCTACAGTTATACGAAAAATAATGAATATGTTTTGAAAGATATTTCATTTACTGTACGTAAAGGTGAAAAGATAGGGATTATTGGATCTACTGGGAGTGGTAAATCTACATTGGCAAAACTATTGCCACGACTTTACGATGTTGATCAAGGTGAAATATGTATAGACGATGTCAATGTGAAAGCGTACGATTTGCAGAAACTTCGTGCTTCAATTGGCTTCGTTCCACAAAAGGCACTTCTCTTTTCAGGCAGTATAGAAGAGAATTTACGTTATGGCAAAGAAGATGCCACTTATGATGAATTGGAATTAGCATCTTCATCTGCTTGTGCGACTGAGTTTATCAATAAGCTGGAAGACTCTTATCAATATAACTTAACACAAGGTGCAACAAATCTATCTGGCGGTCAAAAACAACGTATATCTATTGCAAGAGCCTTAGTGAGAAAACCATCTATTCTTGTATTAGACGATTCTACATCGGCAGTTGATGCGAAGTCAGAATCTGTAATACAAGAAGCATTAAGGTCGAGATATAGTGGCACAACGACATTTTTAATCGCATCAAAAATATCCTCTATTATAGATGCTGATAAAATTCTCGTTCTGGATAACGGTGAATTAGTTGGAAGTGGTACGCATGAGGCTTTATTGGCAACTTGTGAAGTGTATCAGGAAATTTATCTTTCCCAAGGTGGTAACCTGCAGCAAGAAGGAGGGGAAGAGCGTGCGTAA
- a CDS encoding ABC transporter ATP-binding protein has product MRNFQGQFGNKGGRNNPKKGKAKNTKGTIMRVWNYMGYQKASLIFVIILVFITTLLGLLGPYYMGVIIDEYIVPKDLSGTARMCMLLIAIYGITVLLTWLQTFVMINVALKTIQKIRQDIFEKIQTLSLRFFDVRSQGDLMSRVTNDIDNLNQALTQSVVQIISSALTFIGVTIAMFSLDWILAIVTLITVPIMFFVTKKLVAYSGKNFAKRQKDLGELNGFIEEAITGADVTTLYGKEKETVHNFNEINEQLRISATKAETFSAFIFPSMNFINNLGMGLVIGAGSVMVLNGMTTVGVIAAFINYSRQFARPLSQFATLMNTIQAAVAGGERVFEIMDEVPEIQNKKDALIVQKLQGNVALEKVSFGYAENKTILKDVSLEAKPGETIALVGPTGSGKTTIINLLTRFYDIQKGQINIDGKDIKNYDINSLRSKIGVVLQDTYLFAGTIMDNIRYGRLNASDEEVIAAAKAASAHSFIKHLPTQYETKIASEGSNLSQGQKQLLAIARAILADADILILDEATSNIDTRTELQIQAGLNNLMRGRTSFVIAHRLKTIEKADQILVIKDGSIFERGNHESLMEDRGFYFDLYTSQFKI; this is encoded by the coding sequence GTGCGTAATTTTCAAGGACAATTTGGAAATAAAGGTGGACGTAATAATCCGAAAAAGGGAAAAGCAAAGAATACTAAAGGAACTATAATGCGAGTATGGAACTACATGGGGTATCAAAAAGCATCTCTTATATTCGTTATTATTCTTGTATTTATCACGACATTACTCGGTTTACTTGGGCCATATTATATGGGGGTCATCATTGATGAATATATTGTACCGAAGGATTTAAGCGGGACAGCGAGAATGTGCATGCTGCTCATTGCAATATATGGGATAACCGTATTGTTAACATGGTTACAAACATTTGTTATGATTAATGTTGCATTAAAAACAATACAAAAAATACGACAAGATATTTTTGAGAAAATCCAAACACTTTCTCTACGATTCTTTGATGTACGTTCTCAAGGTGATTTAATGAGCCGCGTGACAAATGATATTGATAACTTAAATCAAGCTTTGACACAAAGTGTTGTGCAAATCATTTCATCAGCGTTAACGTTTATAGGTGTAACAATTGCGATGTTTTCATTAGATTGGATTTTAGCAATTGTCACTTTAATTACGGTACCTATTATGTTTTTCGTTACAAAAAAACTAGTTGCTTATAGTGGGAAAAACTTTGCGAAGCGTCAAAAGGATTTAGGAGAATTAAATGGATTTATTGAGGAAGCTATTACAGGTGCAGATGTAACTACGTTATATGGAAAAGAAAAAGAAACCGTACATAACTTCAATGAAATTAACGAACAGCTAAGAATTTCAGCAACGAAGGCTGAAACATTTTCAGCATTTATTTTTCCGAGTATGAACTTTATTAATAACTTAGGAATGGGGCTTGTAATTGGAGCTGGATCAGTTATGGTATTAAACGGAATGACAACAGTAGGTGTCATTGCTGCTTTTATTAACTATTCTCGTCAATTCGCAAGACCGCTTAGTCAATTTGCAACGTTAATGAATACGATTCAAGCCGCAGTTGCTGGCGGAGAACGTGTTTTCGAGATTATGGATGAAGTACCAGAAATTCAAAATAAAAAAGATGCATTAATTGTACAGAAATTGCAAGGGAATGTAGCACTGGAGAAAGTTTCATTTGGGTATGCGGAAAATAAAACGATTTTAAAAGATGTGAGTCTTGAGGCAAAACCTGGTGAGACAATCGCTTTAGTTGGTCCAACAGGATCAGGAAAAACTACAATTATTAATTTGTTAACTCGCTTTTACGATATTCAAAAAGGACAGATTAACATTGATGGAAAAGATATAAAGAATTATGATATTAATTCTTTGCGAAGTAAAATAGGGGTTGTTTTACAAGATACTTATTTATTTGCAGGAACAATAATGGATAACATTCGTTATGGGCGTTTAAATGCAAGTGATGAAGAAGTAATTGCAGCAGCTAAAGCAGCTTCAGCTCATTCTTTTATTAAGCATTTGCCAACTCAATATGAAACAAAAATTGCTTCAGAAGGTTCGAATTTAAGTCAAGGACAAAAACAACTCCTTGCGATTGCACGAGCGATTTTAGCTGATGCAGATATATTAATTCTCGATGAAGCAACATCTAATATTGATACGAGAACAGAATTGCAAATTCAAGCAGGATTAAATAATTTAATGAGAGGGAGAACAAGTTTTGTAATCGCTCATCGACTAAAAACGATTGAAAAAGCAGATCAAATACTCGTTATTAAAGATGGTAGTATTTTTGAAAGAGGAAATCATGAATCTCTAATGGAAGATAGAGGATTCTATTTCGATTTGTATACGAGTCAGTTTAAAATTTAA